The Corynebacterium camporealensis genome contains a region encoding:
- a CDS encoding acetyl-CoA C-acyltransferase has protein sequence MTDVYFVGAARLPIGKFGGSLSKFSLEELGSFAAKEAIERSGFEPNELQSAVVANVLPVVPSDLYISRKIAKSVGMEDSSIAMNVNRLCGSGVQAIISAAQQIRDGDATAALAAGVENMSQAPYSVEGARFGKRMGEGKLYDWLTGALSCPFGTGHMGVTAENVAQDRDISRQRQDAFAAQSQRRAAKAQEEGVHDEEIVAVETKRGTFSHDEHVRDTSVDKLAKLKPAFAKDGTVTAGNASGINDGAAAVVLAGKDDIAKHDVQPLGRLVSWGIAGVDPTRMGLGPIAAVPKALNKAGLNIEDIDLIESNEAFAAQAIAVQDELGLDPEKTNIYGGAVAHGHPVGATGVILTTKILYALRRLNKRYGMVTMCIGGGQGIAIIIENEEAA, from the coding sequence ATGACTGACGTGTACTTTGTGGGAGCTGCTAGGTTGCCAATTGGTAAGTTTGGTGGCTCTTTGTCCAAGTTTAGCTTGGAGGAATTAGGTTCTTTTGCCGCAAAAGAGGCGATTGAGCGTTCGGGTTTTGAGCCGAATGAGCTGCAATCTGCAGTGGTGGCGAATGTGCTGCCGGTGGTGCCGAGCGACCTTTATATCTCCCGCAAGATTGCCAAGAGCGTAGGCATGGAGGACTCCTCCATCGCGATGAACGTCAACCGTCTGTGCGGTTCTGGTGTGCAGGCAATCATTAGCGCCGCGCAGCAGATTCGCGACGGCGATGCCACGGCCGCACTCGCTGCTGGTGTGGAGAACATGTCCCAGGCGCCCTACTCCGTCGAAGGTGCACGCTTTGGCAAGCGCATGGGCGAAGGCAAGCTCTATGACTGGCTGACCGGCGCGTTGAGCTGTCCCTTCGGTACCGGACATATGGGCGTTACGGCAGAAAATGTTGCCCAGGACCGCGACATTTCCCGCCAGCGTCAGGACGCTTTTGCCGCACAGTCCCAGCGCCGTGCAGCCAAGGCGCAGGAAGAAGGCGTACACGATGAGGAAATCGTTGCCGTGGAGACCAAGCGCGGCACCTTCAGCCATGATGAGCACGTTCGCGATACCAGCGTCGACAAGCTAGCTAAGCTCAAGCCGGCCTTCGCGAAGGACGGCACCGTCACCGCCGGTAACGCCTCCGGCATCAATGACGGTGCGGCGGCGGTGGTGCTGGCGGGCAAGGATGACATCGCCAAGCATGATGTACAACCCCTCGGCCGCCTGGTCAGCTGGGGTATTGCTGGTGTGGACCCCACCCGCATGGGCTTAGGCCCTATCGCCGCAGTACCGAAGGCTCTGAACAAGGCGGGTCTGAACATCGAGGACATCGACCTTATCGAGTCCAACGAAGCCTTCGCCGCGCAGGCCATTGCCGTGCAAGATGAGCTGGGCCTGGACCCGGAGAAGACCAATATTTATGGCGGCGCGGTGGCACACGGTCACCCGGTGGGTGCGACCGGCGTCATTTTGACCACAAAGATTCTTTACGCGCTGCGCAGGCTAAACAAGCGCTACGGCATGGTCACCATGTGCATTGGCGGTGGCCAGGGCATTGCCATCATCATCGAAAACGAGGAGGCAGCATAA
- a CDS encoding 3-hydroxyacyl-CoA dehydrogenase/enoyl-CoA hydratase family protein has product MSTQITKTAVVGAGSMGSGIAALMASAGFDVVLLDVQREGAQKGVDIQLKRRGFYHPEHAGNIQIGSTEEDLHLLEDVDWVVEAIFEDIDAKHELYAKVEPHLSEHAFLTSNTSTLPLAKLKEGIKRPEKFGITHFFNPPKVMQLVELIAENDDTREALRTAIDQQLGKTAVDCRDTPGFIANRVGCFWMAAGVQAARDHDLEPELADAAFGRPFGIPRTGIYGLLDFIGLQLVKPIWGSLEGALPKNDRLFDVPLGKDEFIAGLVERGLTGRTGEGGFYRGRGETITADYTYRERIKPEDPALEHKEPRAVMETDSPAGRFARQVFLETLRYCCEVAPEIAEHVGLIDEGLELGFGWKKGIFALADSIGLDWVREAYGNDVPELLGKAQDGFYPDTDKVLNTEGEVVDYPPRAGVVTLAGLLDEGAKTVIKTDAGSLHRLDNGVGIIDLHTPLNSLPTSALAFLREVIDSVDEHDIRALVIGNDEARAFSAGADLPSIAKAAEEGDVDRIRELITDGSQTMRKLRNAPLPIVGAVRSVALGGGGELAMACDRLVAHADAKIGFPERNVGLYPGWNGTVAMLERNYLAGHEDYYQRAFDFIASAKPAPNAFLARDTEALRDEDVILMSAQHVLARAIKEAETLADDYSPRPNTLLPLYKPEAAPSGSALDKDWPLEDTTDNDHAIIKQLVKQYTAETDIEELTFDEYCDREIDFVVPTLTWPANIERTAHMAATRKPLRN; this is encoded by the coding sequence ATGAGCACGCAGATTACCAAGACCGCCGTCGTTGGTGCGGGTTCGATGGGTTCGGGTATTGCCGCGTTGATGGCTTCCGCAGGCTTCGACGTCGTTTTGCTTGACGTCCAGCGTGAGGGTGCGCAGAAGGGTGTGGATATCCAGCTCAAGCGCCGCGGTTTCTACCACCCGGAGCACGCTGGCAACATCCAGATTGGTTCCACCGAAGAGGACCTGCACCTGCTCGAGGATGTCGATTGGGTCGTCGAGGCCATCTTCGAAGACATCGACGCCAAGCATGAGCTTTACGCCAAGGTTGAGCCGCACTTAAGCGAGCATGCCTTCCTGACCTCGAATACCTCTACCCTGCCGCTGGCCAAGCTCAAGGAGGGCATCAAGCGCCCGGAGAAGTTTGGCATCACCCACTTCTTCAACCCGCCGAAGGTCATGCAGCTCGTTGAGCTCATCGCTGAAAACGACGACACCCGCGAGGCGCTGCGCACCGCCATTGACCAGCAGCTGGGAAAGACCGCGGTGGATTGCCGCGACACCCCGGGCTTCATCGCGAACCGCGTGGGCTGTTTCTGGATGGCAGCAGGCGTGCAGGCAGCCAGGGATCACGACCTGGAGCCAGAGCTTGCCGATGCCGCCTTCGGCCGCCCCTTCGGCATCCCGCGCACCGGTATCTATGGCCTTCTAGACTTCATCGGCTTGCAGCTGGTCAAGCCTATCTGGGGTTCCCTGGAAGGTGCCCTGCCGAAGAACGACCGCCTCTTCGACGTACCGCTGGGCAAGGACGAATTCATCGCTGGCCTGGTCGAACGCGGCTTGACTGGCCGTACCGGCGAAGGCGGCTTCTACCGCGGCCGGGGTGAAACCATCACCGCTGACTACACCTACCGCGAGCGCATCAAGCCGGAGGATCCGGCCCTCGAGCACAAAGAACCCCGCGCCGTCATGGAGACCGACTCCCCTGCCGGTCGCTTCGCCCGCCAGGTATTTCTGGAGACCCTGCGCTACTGCTGCGAGGTCGCACCAGAGATCGCTGAGCACGTCGGGCTTATCGACGAAGGCCTCGAACTCGGCTTCGGCTGGAAGAAGGGCATCTTCGCCCTCGCCGACAGCATTGGCCTCGACTGGGTCCGCGAAGCCTACGGCAACGACGTGCCGGAATTGCTGGGCAAGGCCCAGGATGGCTTCTACCCGGATACGGACAAGGTTCTTAATACCGAAGGCGAGGTCGTCGACTACCCACCGCGCGCCGGGGTCGTCACTCTGGCAGGTCTCCTCGACGAGGGTGCTAAGACCGTCATTAAAACCGACGCTGGCAGCCTCCACCGCCTGGACAATGGCGTGGGCATCATCGACCTGCACACCCCACTCAATTCCCTGCCGACTAGCGCGCTGGCCTTCCTCCGCGAGGTCATTGACAGCGTCGACGAGCACGATATTCGCGCCCTGGTCATCGGCAATGATGAAGCACGCGCCTTCTCCGCGGGCGCTGACCTGCCGTCTATCGCAAAGGCTGCCGAGGAAGGCGACGTCGACCGCATCCGCGAGCTGATTACCGACGGCTCGCAGACGATGAGGAAACTCCGCAACGCACCCCTGCCCATTGTTGGCGCGGTGCGTTCCGTGGCACTCGGCGGTGGTGGCGAACTCGCCATGGCTTGCGACCGCCTGGTCGCACACGCCGATGCCAAGATTGGTTTCCCAGAGCGCAACGTCGGTCTTTACCCTGGCTGGAACGGCACCGTCGCCATGCTGGAGCGCAACTACCTCGCCGGCCACGAGGACTACTACCAGCGCGCCTTCGATTTCATCGCCTCGGCCAAGCCCGCCCCGAATGCCTTCCTGGCCCGCGACACTGAAGCCCTGCGCGACGAGGATGTCATCCTCATGTCCGCGCAGCACGTGCTCGCCCGGGCCATTAAGGAAGCAGAAACGCTTGCCGATGACTACAGCCCCCGCCCCAACACCCTCCTCCCGCTGTACAAGCCCGAGGCAGCACCCAGCGGTTCTGCGCTAGATAAGGACTGGCCACTCGAGGACACCACCGACAACGACCACGCAATCATCAAGCAACTGGTCAAGCAGTACACCGCCGAAACCGACATCGAAGAACTCACCTTCGACGAGTACTGCGACCGCGAAATCGACTTCGTCGTCCCCACCCTCACCTGGCCCGCCAACATCGAGCGCACCGCCCACATGGCGGCCACCCGCAAACCGCTGCGCAATTAA
- a CDS encoding MFS transporter, translating into MTNPQSTPQISAKERRRVVAATTIGTAIEWYDYFLYAAVAGLVFNQLMFGPLEGGLATIIAFLTVGLSFLFRPLGAFLAGHYADRFGRRVVLVVTLFAMGGATTLIGLLPTYDTIGVWAPILLIFLRIIQGISAGGEWGSAVLMAVEHAPVNKRGLYGAGPQVGAPAGLLMSSGMLSLMNVIAPGDAFMEWGWRVPFILSFVLLIIGYLIRMGVDESPVFEELTERKEEEVSNPIAVLFKKFTPLVFIAALIYAGNGTIGYMTTGGYIQNYATDPNGPLAMDRGDVLNAVTLSAFTWGLFTLFAGYISDYIGRRTTYLIGFVLLAAAAGALFPLVNTGNLFLMYLALILVTVGLGLTYGPQAAWYAELFPAPIRASGVSITYAIGSILGGAFAPTIAASLVEATDTTWAVTGYLVTACVIGFITSFLLRDRKGIELSPEHTAEQSRNHFMVGAR; encoded by the coding sequence ATGACCAACCCACAGAGCACACCGCAGATCTCCGCAAAAGAACGACGCCGCGTTGTTGCGGCCACCACCATCGGCACCGCCATTGAGTGGTACGACTACTTCCTCTACGCCGCCGTGGCTGGCCTGGTCTTTAACCAGCTCATGTTCGGCCCCCTGGAGGGCGGCTTAGCGACGATCATTGCCTTCCTCACCGTCGGCCTGTCCTTCCTCTTCCGCCCACTGGGTGCATTCCTGGCTGGTCACTATGCCGACCGCTTTGGCCGCCGCGTCGTCCTGGTGGTCACGCTCTTTGCCATGGGTGGCGCCACGACGCTGATTGGCCTGCTACCCACCTACGACACCATTGGTGTGTGGGCGCCCATCTTGCTAATTTTCCTGCGCATTATCCAGGGTATTTCCGCTGGTGGTGAGTGGGGTTCCGCCGTCCTCATGGCGGTGGAGCACGCACCCGTCAACAAACGTGGCCTCTACGGTGCCGGTCCCCAGGTGGGTGCGCCGGCCGGCCTGCTGATGTCCTCGGGCATGCTGTCGCTGATGAATGTCATCGCACCTGGCGATGCCTTCATGGAGTGGGGCTGGCGCGTACCCTTCATCTTGTCCTTCGTGCTACTGATCATCGGCTACCTCATCCGAATGGGTGTCGATGAGTCTCCCGTCTTCGAAGAGCTCACCGAGCGCAAAGAAGAGGAAGTCTCCAACCCAATTGCGGTGCTGTTTAAGAAGTTCACCCCGCTGGTCTTCATCGCCGCGCTGATTTACGCCGGTAACGGCACTATTGGCTACATGACCACCGGTGGCTACATCCAGAACTACGCCACCGACCCGAATGGACCACTGGCCATGGACCGCGGCGACGTGCTCAACGCCGTGACGCTGTCGGCATTTACGTGGGGCCTGTTTACGCTCTTTGCCGGCTATATCTCGGACTACATCGGCAGGCGCACCACCTACCTCATCGGCTTCGTGCTGCTGGCTGCCGCAGCCGGCGCGCTCTTCCCGCTGGTCAATACCGGCAACCTGTTCCTGATGTACCTGGCGCTCATCCTGGTCACCGTCGGCCTGGGCCTGACCTACGGCCCGCAGGCAGCCTGGTACGCCGAACTCTTCCCCGCACCGATTCGTGCTTCTGGCGTCTCGATTACGTATGCCATCGGCTCCATCCTGGGTGGTGCTTTCGCCCCGACGATTGCCGCCAGCCTCGTCGAAGCCACCGATACCACCTGGGCGGTTACCGGCTACCTGGTCACAGCGTGCGTCATCGGCTTTATCACAAGCTTCCTGCTCCGCGACCGCAAGGGCATTGAACTTAGCCCTGAGCACACCGCTGAGCAGTCCCGCAACCACTTCATGGTGGGCGCACGCTAG
- a CDS encoding TetR/AcrR family transcriptional regulator — MANPRRREQIADAALKLFDELGYHGTGMEDIAKAVGMRASSLYNHYSSKQELLAEVSIKGMEDLLRVNAAGLAGVTGPENKLRALMRAHVVFHSTSAQSVRVVNNTINSLEEPHRSVVKQLRRDYVARWMNVVREGMDAGVFSAPDVKIACWALIDMGMGVSIWYSPDGPYTAEELGDMYGQFALRQLSAENALEFSAQTEELESVVR, encoded by the coding sequence GTGGCTAATCCCCGACGCCGCGAACAGATCGCCGATGCTGCGCTCAAGCTTTTCGATGAGCTGGGCTACCACGGCACCGGTATGGAAGATATCGCCAAGGCAGTAGGCATGCGTGCCTCGAGCCTGTACAACCACTACAGCTCTAAGCAGGAACTTTTAGCGGAAGTTTCCATTAAAGGAATGGAAGACCTCCTGCGCGTCAACGCCGCAGGATTAGCCGGTGTCACCGGACCGGAGAACAAACTGCGTGCCCTGATGCGCGCTCACGTGGTCTTCCACAGCACCAGCGCGCAAAGCGTGCGCGTGGTGAACAATACGATTAATTCGCTCGAGGAGCCGCACCGCAGCGTCGTTAAGCAATTGCGCCGTGACTACGTCGCCCGCTGGATGAATGTGGTGCGCGAAGGCATGGATGCCGGCGTGTTTAGTGCCCCCGATGTCAAAATTGCCTGCTGGGCGCTCATCGACATGGGTATGGGCGTATCGATCTGGTACTCCCCCGACGGGCCGTATACCGCGGAGGAACTCGGTGACATGTACGGCCAATTCGCGTTGCGTCAATTATCCGCGGAGAATGCACTGGAATTCTCCGCGCAGACGGAAGAATTAGAAAGCGTTGTGCGTTAG
- a CDS encoding NAD-dependent succinate-semialdehyde dehydrogenase, with translation MTANVSELLAKVPTQLLIGGKWVDATSGETFDVENPATGEKLATLSSANSDDAKAALDAACAVQDDWARTSARERSNILRRAFDLVHERAEDFAALMTLEMGKPIAESRGEVTYGAEYLRWFSEEAVRDYGHSATVPEGSLRMITRRKPVGPCLLITPWNFPLAMGTRKVAPAIAAGCTMVLKPAKLTPLTTQYFAQTMLDAGLPEGVLNVVSGSSASAISEPLLADARLRKVSFTGSTEVGKTLLKGAADNVLRTSMELGGNAPFIVFDDADIDQAVEGAMGAKMRNIGEACTAANRFLVHEDVAEEFTTKFAEKIAALEVGNGMDEKSTCGPLIEKKALDNITALVDDAVDKGATVVTGGKALEGKGYYYQPTVLSDVPRTARVAQEEIFGPVAPIITFKDEAEAIRIANDTEYGLASYVFTEDTNRLWRLADGLEYGLMGFNAGVISNAAAPFGGVKQSGMGREGGAEGLDEYTEVQYLALPDPYADA, from the coding sequence ATGACCGCAAACGTTTCCGAATTGCTAGCTAAGGTTCCTACCCAACTACTCATCGGTGGCAAGTGGGTGGATGCTACGTCTGGTGAGACTTTCGACGTAGAAAACCCTGCCACCGGCGAGAAGCTCGCTACGTTGTCCTCTGCTAACTCCGACGACGCCAAGGCCGCCCTCGATGCCGCCTGCGCCGTCCAGGATGACTGGGCGCGCACCTCCGCCCGCGAGCGTTCTAATATCCTGCGCCGTGCTTTCGACCTCGTCCACGAGCGCGCCGAAGACTTTGCCGCCCTGATGACCCTGGAGATGGGCAAGCCGATTGCCGAATCCCGCGGTGAGGTCACCTACGGTGCGGAATACCTGCGTTGGTTCAGCGAGGAAGCTGTCCGCGACTACGGCCACAGCGCCACCGTTCCGGAAGGCAGCCTGCGCATGATTACCCGCCGCAAGCCGGTCGGTCCTTGCCTGCTGATTACCCCCTGGAACTTCCCGTTGGCGATGGGCACCCGCAAGGTCGCCCCGGCGATTGCTGCCGGCTGCACGATGGTGCTCAAGCCAGCGAAGCTCACCCCGCTGACCACCCAGTACTTCGCCCAGACCATGCTCGATGCGGGCCTGCCAGAAGGCGTGCTCAACGTGGTCTCTGGTTCTTCGGCCTCGGCCATTTCGGAGCCATTGCTTGCCGATGCCCGCCTCCGCAAAGTCTCCTTCACTGGCTCCACCGAAGTCGGCAAGACCTTGCTTAAGGGTGCAGCAGACAACGTTCTGCGCACCTCCATGGAGCTCGGCGGCAACGCACCGTTCATCGTCTTCGACGACGCTGACATCGACCAGGCCGTCGAAGGTGCCATGGGTGCGAAAATGCGCAACATCGGCGAAGCCTGCACCGCCGCCAACCGCTTCTTAGTCCACGAGGACGTCGCGGAGGAATTCACCACGAAGTTCGCCGAGAAGATCGCCGCACTCGAAGTCGGCAACGGCATGGATGAGAAGTCCACCTGCGGCCCACTGATTGAGAAGAAGGCACTCGACAACATCACCGCACTTGTCGATGACGCCGTGGACAAAGGCGCCACCGTCGTCACCGGTGGCAAGGCCCTAGAGGGCAAGGGCTACTACTACCAGCCCACCGTGCTTTCCGATGTCCCCCGCACCGCGCGTGTTGCCCAAGAAGAGATCTTCGGCCCCGTCGCACCGATTATTACTTTCAAGGACGAAGCGGAAGCAATCCGCATCGCCAACGACACCGAGTACGGCTTGGCTTCTTACGTCTTTACCGAAGACACCAACCGCCTCTGGCGCCTGGCTGATGGCCTCGAGTACGGCCTGATGGGCTTTAATGCCGGCGTCATCTCCAACGCTGCTGCCCCATTCGGCGGCGTCAAGCAATCCGGCATGGGCCGCGAAGGCGGCGCCGAAGGCCTCGACGAGTACACCGAGGTCCAGTACCTCGCCCTGCCCGACCCCTACGCAGACGCTTAA
- a CDS encoding acyl-CoA dehydrogenase family protein, with translation MSQNPFSPTIDFLGVFDSLSEEDYAAWQRAHSFREDCLPIINDAWQKSEYPLGLVGRLGELDLLSDGLPVPGKDKDSELAAGLMLMEVTRADASMGTVIAVQGGLAMRSIDMLGSQEQKDKYLPAMAKGELLGAFGLTEPDHGSDSVALETTAVRDGDEFVLNGEKKWIGNGASGGITIIYARTEDGDVSGFIVPQNTPGYNAEVIEGKLSLRAIHQAHIKLEDVRIPVANQLPGARTFKDTSRVLKATRIGVAWMALGSALACYEKAREYVLERQQFGRELAKAQIIQQRLSNMVVDLSQMMLTCREVTTRDAAGTLQPEQASLAKLHNTRAARRIASDARDMLGGVGILLENDIARHFADVEAMHTYEGTDTVQSLIMGKKITGFSAYK, from the coding sequence ATGTCCCAGAACCCATTTTCTCCCACGATTGATTTCCTGGGGGTATTCGACTCCCTCTCGGAGGAGGATTACGCCGCCTGGCAGCGTGCTCATTCCTTCCGGGAGGACTGTCTGCCCATCATCAACGATGCGTGGCAGAAGTCCGAATACCCGCTCGGTCTCGTGGGTCGACTGGGGGAGCTGGATTTGCTTAGCGATGGCCTCCCAGTCCCCGGCAAAGACAAAGACTCTGAGCTGGCAGCCGGGCTCATGCTCATGGAAGTCACGCGTGCCGATGCCTCCATGGGTACTGTCATCGCAGTGCAGGGCGGCCTGGCGATGCGTTCTATCGACATGCTGGGCAGCCAAGAGCAAAAAGATAAGTACTTACCCGCCATGGCCAAAGGTGAGCTCCTCGGCGCATTCGGCCTGACCGAACCGGACCACGGCTCTGATTCTGTGGCACTGGAGACCACCGCCGTGCGTGATGGCGACGAGTTCGTCCTTAACGGTGAAAAGAAGTGGATCGGCAACGGTGCCTCCGGCGGCATCACGATTATTTACGCCCGCACCGAAGACGGCGATGTTTCCGGTTTCATCGTTCCGCAAAACACCCCAGGCTATAACGCCGAGGTCATCGAGGGCAAGCTCTCCCTGCGTGCAATTCACCAAGCACACATCAAACTAGAAGACGTCCGCATTCCGGTGGCTAATCAGCTGCCCGGCGCGCGTACCTTCAAAGACACCTCCCGCGTACTGAAGGCCACCCGCATCGGTGTCGCCTGGATGGCGCTGGGTTCCGCACTGGCTTGCTACGAAAAGGCTCGCGAGTACGTCTTAGAGCGCCAGCAGTTCGGCCGCGAACTAGCCAAGGCCCAGATCATTCAGCAGCGCCTGTCCAACATGGTGGTCGACTTAAGCCAGATGATGCTCACCTGCCGCGAGGTGACCACACGCGATGCCGCCGGCACCCTGCAGCCTGAACAGGCCTCGCTGGCCAAGCTGCACAACACCCGTGCTGCCCGCCGCATTGCTTCGGATGCCCGCGACATGCTCGGCGGCGTCGGCATCCTGTTGGAGAACGACATCGCCCGCCACTTCGCCGATGTCGAAGCCATGCACACCTACGAAGGCACCGACACCGTGCAGTCGCTCATCATGGGCAAGAAGATCACGGGCTTCTCCGCTTACAAATAA